The Solenopsis invicta isolate M01_SB chromosome 12, UNIL_Sinv_3.0, whole genome shotgun sequence DNA window TTCTGAGCGATTGTATTCTCTATCATTTCCCTAAAgatgacaaaataataatttattaaattagatatataaatatcataaattatttaaattaaaagaaaaaaataatataaaatatgtgaagATAGAGCTAAGAAACTAGAATAAtcttgttaatttttcttttaattaaaaaaggacATTTTGATTCTACAATAtcagttaaaaattatcaaaatttaaaaactgtaagCTTGTTAagatttattcttcttcttttgcataattaacaagaaatttcctaaatattctaattttggCCTGAAACTAGCCAAagacaaaacaaagaaaaattttgcataatggTTTATGCAGCAAGAATAACTATATTTTGCTTCAGTTGtaggtaaataacttttaaacgagtaaatggATCTTGATAAACTTTTGCATGAATTTATTAGTTtcattagtatatgtaaaaaaatgttatttaattcataaagcTAAAATTTCATGTGAGTAAAAGAATAGTATCATTACTCCACTTTATTGCAAAGTAGcattaaaaagttaaagtttttcTAAGCGTGTCTTCActgatacaattattttatcgaGAATTGATGGAGAAATAGTAAACGTTAACTTCAGGTAAACCTTAGCATGAAATTTCAGCTTAATACTACTTTCTCACCAAATTTGCAAATGATTactataaaacatattttattgtaaaaagaatcaaaaacaaataaaaaataactaatgaGAGAATATGTTCACAAATActtaaatgtaataacaaaatattctatgaaatttttatatttttagtaataattaagATATAACACATACTTAATCTAAGaacgttaatataaaaacacacatttatttgtaacaaaGTAGCTTACTTTGCTATCAATTCAATATCATCCACTAGTGATAATAGAACTTCTCTCGTACTTCTGCTCGATGCCATCGTTTTTACCAGATTGTGCTGAATTGTATGTGAATAAGTAAAGTCTTTTAATCAACAATATGTAATTAACATATAAGAGTTCATACTAATTGTGTAATGCAACTTTTATGCAACTTTCAATATCCAAAACAATGCTCGTGAAAGATACATCGAatgattattttgaaagaaCTATACACCTATATGACATTTCAAAAGATGTATTCCGATTCAATGaaggctgtgttccgaaattcactggaAGTACTGAAAATCTTAGGCTGCGTTCAGCTGACTCTACATGTTGAGGTGTTCttttagatcatccaatcagattttcagatttagaagaatacaccaataacagcgaaCGCTCATTCATAGCGTTTCCGACTGCAGTGGGCTTTAACCTAGGTTCGTCGCCATTTGCCagaatcgtccaattagaacggacgaTTGTCCCATTCAcagtggccgatgcctagagttttacCACTGTTTAAGCACTATGAGTGGCTggtgatcaatcgcaacgtagTCAAAAGACTCCCACTCCCGCTCGTTCACCGATGCGTAAATTGTTGCGTCTCCCGCCCAAACCTGGAGACTTTTTTGCGATCACCAGCCTGCATGTTATACAAATGTCGCTCTGCCAACAAATCGGTCGAATGTTGTCATCGCATTTCGTGTCAGGTAGTGTCAAGGAGTCTTGTGTGTCTAATTGCGTCTCCGACTAACGTCGACACGAATGATACACACGTCTGATTTCTCGCTACATTATGTATATCAAACAGGTATCGTGAGTTAAATTATAATCTAAATTTGTCACAACCTAACATAGCATTCTTGTATGAGGCTATGCTCCATTTCTTTTATAGACTTTACTGCACCTTTCATGCATTTcctgtatttataataattcttaaatGACTTTATACTGAAGTTTCACGTAGAATTATCATGACTTATAAAGTTACTTTAGCCTCTATAGTTATTCCATTCAAAGTATTCGACGCGTTGTCATCGCGATTCCTATAGATATCATAAGTTCCAGAACATTAGGTCTAATTCTCAGCTACACCTCTTGCACTATTtactttttctcattttttttcccattggagagaaaaaagaaaaaataaagtgtGTTAGAAGTTTAGCTAAAAGGAATAAACCTATCAAATATACTCATGTTAACTTTTATTGAATAGGTGATTATCCAAGGATTCAAGTCGTACCGTGAACAGACGGTCGTCGAGCCTTTTGATCCAAGACATAATGTAGTGGGTATGTATTCAATGATTCTATATAGGATTGATATGCAGTTAATATGATTGTATATGTCATAATTGGATATTTTCTTCTAAGTTGGCAGAAATGGATCTGGCAAGAGTAACTTCTTTTATGCCATTCAATTTGTCTTGAGCGATGAATTCTCTCATCTTAGACCTGAACAGAGACAGGCGCTGTTGCATGAAGGGACAGGTCCCCGTGTTATATCTGCACACGTAGAAATCATATTTGACAATTCCGATGGAAGATTACcggtaaaaattgttaattcatATCATTGgtagaagtttttttttatataatgctcTTTGATCCCCTATggaattataaaacttttattttacaaattcgcTACTATATGTTTAgttcttattttattctttttacttGGTGCATTCATAcgtacacacacatgcacacacgcgcgcacgcacacacacacacacacacacacacacacacacctttTACTGCTTAAACTTTTCTTATCAACTAATTTATGAACTATTTTACATGTTAACTTGATTCTATGTCTATGCTCATTTATATCCATGCATCTATACATTTTTCCCTTACTCTTGGAggatttttatttccttcttctttctttcttctctctctttcaactttttatgcttttttcatacataatactcaattatttctttttttgactTGTTTATCATTTCTCATTATATTTATCTCTGTCTTTCTGTACtctattatctttatttatttctcctcCATCATCTCCCTCCTACATATTCACTCCATTTCAAACATCTTTCTCACACATGTTCCCATGTTTCCTCCTCTATTTCACACACTATACatttcctattttcttttgcttcctaatataatcttttatattgtTTCCATATTCTAAATCTCTGTTATCCTCTTCCATCTCCCTTCTgctctttctttaaatatttcatgtttcctctttcctaatttttttatatcacctattaaactttgattccgttatttttttttgttttttgttgttaattatcCCTCTTCTCCATATTTCCTAATTCCATTCTCAGTATTAGTTGAAGTTATTGAAGcataaagtataaaagattGGTGTTACAAtaacaaaatgaaatatattacttcAGGGGTAAAAAAGGagcaaaataaaagattatttttttaaatacctaaTAACGATAGTTTGCAATTTACATGACAAAATATAGTTGATAGCAAACTTTCAACTTAATAAGATACAATTTTagcttttaactttatttattgtttatttatttattgttttattttgttaattttagctatctgagattttattttatacattgttatttatataactttttattgtatTCCAAGtagtttgtattaaaataattttatctaatttaaaactgatgcaaactttattttaaattatacttgtTTCATTATCCgctacatataaataaattgtgaaatatatttaatattttatttataatatttataatattttgaaataataatacatagaattttttatttcttattcacAGATTGATAAAGATGAAGTCTATTTAAGAAGGGTAATTGGCTCCAAGAAAGATCaatattttctcaataaaaagATTGTGACGAGAAACGATGTAATGAATTTATTGGAGTCAGCGGGATTTTCTAGGTCCAATCCTTATTATATTGTGAAGCAAGGAAAAGTTTGTATTAACATAGcatgtttatatttgtaatataatgtgTATAATTGTGTAGTATAATGTAATATGTTTTGTAGATAAACCAAATGGCAACAGCACCAGATTCACATAGATTAAAGTTATTAAGAGAAGTAGCAGGTACTAGGGTATACGATGACAGAAGAGAAGAGTCAAAATCTATTCTGAAAGAAACGGAaggaaaattggaaaaaatcgaAGATTTTCTGCGAACAATAggtgattaaaaattaaaaaaatatttagaagaaaataaaatagaatgaaaataattattctgttATAGAGGAGCGCTTGAAAACACtcgaggaagagaaagaggaactGAAAGAATATCAACGTTGGGACAAACAACGTCGTTGTTTAGAATATACGATCCACGAACGCGAGCTTaaagaaaataagagaaaattagATGAACTCGAGGAATCTAGGGCGAATAGTGGAGCTGAGCAGGCCAGACTAGGAGCGGAAGCAAAGACTGCGCAAGAAATGGTACGTGCAGCTACGAAGAGACTAAAAGAAGCGAAAAAGGAAGTGCAGTCTGCTAAAGAAGAAAGAGATACACTTAggtaatatatataaagtagaTAGCTTATATATAAAGTAGATAGCTTATATATAAAGTAGATAGCTTATATATAAAGTAGATAAAAAGactactgagaaaaaaatatttataatgaaatttttgtaatgtaGTGCGGAGCAGCagcaattattaaaagaaaagaacaaattAACATTTACTATTAACGACTTGCTGGAAGAAGTAAAAGGTGATAATGACAGTAAAAAACGTGCTCAGCAAGAGTTAGAAAAGTTGAAGGCTAACATTGCTGTTCGAGAAGACGAACTGAAATCTCTTAAGCCAGAGGTgagaaaatatttagatatttaatatatttaattttatatttaagatattaaaatgggaaatatttttttctctacagTATGAACGAATGAAACGTGTCGAAGAAGAATGTACACGAGAATTGCAATTAAAGGAACAGAAGCGTAAAGAATTGTATGCCAAACAAGGCCGTGGCAGTCAATTTACTACTAAGGcaagagaataaatttttatcataattgatgtttttgtttaattcaaattccaGCAAAGTATATTaaagagatttatttattacaggATGAAAGAGATAAGTGGATACAAAATGAACTTAAACAACTCACAAAACAGATAAAGGATAAAGAGGAGCATCAAAAAAAGATCAGCGAAGATTTAAAGCGTGATGCAGAGAAACAGGTTGCTTTGGAGAAGAAAATAGGAGACCATACACGCGAAATGGAACGACAACGCGCATCAATAGACGATCACAACAAGCAATATTATGAGCTTACGAAATCGAAAGATCAGTGTCAAGCAACTCGAAAGGAACagtatgtttaatttattaaattaacaaacacattatttagaaatatcgGAATTTTGTAAACTGAGTGCGTGAAATTGCAGATATCGGCAGGAAAGTGTATTACAATTGCAACTATCTGGTCTAAAGGAAGATTTAGCAAAAGCAGATCAAAGTTTAAGATCCATGGCTGGCAAACCTATTTTGAATGGCAGAGACAGCGTACGAAAAGTACTAGATACCTTCCggtaagatttatttttttataacaaatatgcTACATAATTttggaaaagaatttttgaacgtttctgtttaaaatttacattgatgacaatattatgtgtatatacttaatatgttatatacttaataaatgttatatacttAATATCTTCGGTTTTTTAGTGGTCGAAAAGATATGGCTAATGAAGTGAGTAGTTACTATGGGCCtgtaattgaaaatttcaaCTGTGACAAGAGTGTTTATATGGCTGTTGAAGTAACCGCTGGAAATCGGTTGTTTCACCACATTGTGGAGACTGATAAATtcggaacaaaaattttaaaggaaATGAACAATCAACGATTACCGGGAGAAGTAACTTTTATGCCTCTGAATAGACTTCATGTAAAGGATATCGATTATCCGCAGACCACCGATGCTATACCCATGATATCCAAGTTGAATTACGATCCCAAATTTGATAAAGCATTAAggtaaatgaaatatataaaataataattaagtaaaaaattttcttctcttttcctttccatatttttttatatgaaagatATGAGATTATTATCTGTTTTTGTTAAATACAGATATATATTTGGAAAGACTTTGATTTGTCGTAATCTGGAGGCAGCAACGACTTTAGCACGAGATTCCGGTTTAGACTGCGTTACATTAGAAGGAGATCAGGTTTCATCAAAAGGTTCCTTAACTGGCGGATATTTCAATACACTCAGATCACGGCTTGAAATACAGAAAACAAGATCGGAATTAATGTCACAAATTTCTGCTCTCGAAACCCAATTAACAACGCTTAAAGAAGAAATCAGAAAAGCGGATCAAAACATTAGTTCTTATGTTAGCGAAATGCAGAGGACTGAAACCAGAAATAGTAAAGCTAAGTAAGTAGATCTTTTATTTAAGAGtataaattagtattaatttagaattttatatttatatatattgtttaaatatttatcaataattattgaaaaatgttgaaattatattattaattatggaATTAATTAGCAATACTTATCATTTATTTGACAGAGATATATATGACAAGATGAAAGCAGAAATACGTCTTATGAAGGAAGAGTTAAGTGCTATAGAAAGATATCGGACACCAAAAGAGAGGAGTCTTGCACAGTGTACATCAAGTTTGGAAGCAATGCGTGCGACTAAGGATGGCTTGGAAAGTGAATTACATCAAGAACTTATGGCGCAGTTATCCGTCGCAGATCAGCATCAGGTGCgcgtaaaaaagaattttaaatgttgaattaacaatacaaaatttttcttgcaTCTTCATGATTAAAAATTGGATTtctattagtatttttattgttttttgcAGGTCGATACTTTAAATGACGACATAAGGCGTCTAACAAAGGAGAACAAAGAAGCTTTTGCGAAACGAATGCAATTGGAAGCAGAGAAAAACaagttagaaaatttattaacaaacaaCTTAGTGAGAAGAAAGGATGAGTTAGTTCAAGCTTTACAAGAGATATCGGTTGAAGATCGACAGCGGCAGCTTGACTCATCAAAAATTCAATTGGCAGATATTGAAAAAAGACTAGTAAAAGTAAATGAAGACTTCAAAGCACAGAATGAAAAAGTGACTAGTGCCATGAAGAAAGTAAGTATTCAAAAACAtagtaataattcaaataaaatctgtatatttaaataaaataatctttattttttatgttgtaTGGTATGTATTTAGCAAAAATCAGAATCTTCTGAAGTCGAGAAAtggaaattgaaagaaaaagaggCGCAAGAGAAAATAGAAGCCGACGCAAAAGACTTGGAGAAATTAGCGAGCAAAGTAAACATCTTGCAGCAGAAAATAGTGGAATGTACACAGAAAATTACTGATCTCGGCGCATTGCCTAGTCACGAAGCTTATTCCAAGTTTAATACAATGTCCACGAAACAGCTTTTTAAGGAAATGGAAAAGGCAAACaatcatttgaaaaaatataggtgtgtatttttttctatttaaatatattaaattagttGCAATAAGCCAAAATTATCAactaaaattattgattacaattatatttataaattaaaaactgttattcgtcaatatattattattgtatgtttattatgtttagccatgtaaataaaaaagctCTGGATCAGTTCATGTCCTTCAGTGATCAGAAAGAAAGATTAGTAAAACGGAAGGAAGAATTGGATCGAGGtgacgaaaaaataaaagaacttaTGTCGGTACTTGAACAGCGTAAATGTGAAGCGatacaatttacatttaaacaaGTATGTCTATTTGTACAATAagtttgattttataatataaacttgaTTTTTCAAAATGGAAATGGATTAACACATtgatatctcaaaaatatattcttaaacacaattttatgtgacaatttgtttttcttttaaggTGAGCAAATATTTCAGCGAAGTATTCAAAAAACTTGTTCCTTCGGGCCATGCACAATTGGTCATGAAGACCGCGGATGGCGATGAAGGTGACGACGGCACAGCGGAGCCATCAGATTCTGATAGGTTTATTGGCGTTGGTAAGaggatatcttatttttataactggAATATATTGTgtagtgtataataaaaaaattgtttaaacatttttttctttagttcAGTTATATTTCACGTTTGTGATatgtattttatgaattttaaaaacatatctcTTGTTTCTAAAAGGTATAAAAGTATCATTCACGGGACACAGAGGCGAAATGCGAGAGATGAATCAATTATCTGGTGGACAAAAATCACTCGTAGCATTAGCTTTGATATTCGCGATACAAAAATGCGATCCTGCACCGTTTTACTTGTTCGACGAAATTGATCAGGCATTAGATGCACAACACAGAAAGGCAGTAGCAGATATGATCCACGAACTTAGTTCTGATGCCCAGTTCATCACCACGACATTTAGGTAACGCAATTAGTGgccttatataaaattttaagatttacgCTCAAAATAACGGAATTGTGTTAATGAagtagtataaaaaataaagatatatttcttTCGCAGACCGGAATTATTACATCATGCGAACAAGTTCTATGGAGTGAAGTTTAGGAATAAAGTTTCGCACGTCGAATGCGTAACGCGGGAAGAAGCGGCCGATTTTGTCGAAGATGACACGACGCATGGATGAaatgagaatattttatttatacaagtCAACAATGAAGAAAACTACTGTCTTTTTTTCCGCGTATTCAGAAGAAACGGATGCAACTTTACTATGATTTCCGTTGAAATTTTCTTCACGTTGacacctttttttgaaaaatattttacgtacgAAATTTCACATaagaaaaaaggtaaaaaatcaatattttgtatttagttTACATCCAGATTTTGCAACAAGAATCATTGTAGTATGTAATGTGACTTCGATGTTACATTAAGAATTTAATAGAGGATaaagtgtataattttttagataatttaattgatattcttatattttgtttgcaacAGCTTACATATGGaaacattacaaaatacgaTAATTGAAATTTGGTATATATATGAactgttttttatattataaactttatagaaaaataaaagaggaTTATGATAAGAAATACAGTAATATCAGTTTGTGACAAAGTCTTAAAATAATCGTTCCATTGCAATCAGCGTGGTTTTCCAAATGGATATAAGAAAAGTGTTGAAAAAGACAATAAATATTCCCAAGGAGAAAATTCAGTTTAAAAAGATGTTTATTCGAAGCATTCCTCTTATTGGTTGTCACCTTAATCTGACTTCgcattcattatattattatggctaattttattactaaaagcACTAATTAAATGAACAGTAAGATAAATGTTAGTGTGTGCATCatatacagaaataattttataaaaatctttactattttaaaagattaatgttctaattttagatgattttttaaatgtaataacataACATTATTAACTTTCAAAATGTGCTATAATATTCATGGTTCAGccattggagtaaatttttttttatgtaaatattacatattaagaGTTCACAGCTTCACAATTACACTTCATTTTTGCACGAGGAGCCtcactatatgtatatatgtgtattgaTATACACATGATCACCGTAACAAGTCTTGTAATGCAAAAGTCATCGATGACACTAAAGGCCACTGCGTTTGCACGAAAGAATCATGTGTAACTTTTATTCCAAATGGCTTTTTGAACACAGAGTTTAAGAGCAATATGACGATAAATATCCCATATGGCTAATGTATCTGCGATACACGaatgcgaatttccttaatattaaAGGAATTTGTGACAGCAGAGCAATATGACGATAAGTATCCCATATGGCTAATGTATCTGCAATACACGaatgcgaatttccttaatattaaAGGAACTTGTGTGATAGCAGtgttattcttcttttattacaaGTATGTTGTTATGTGGATCCTCATACCTTCAATGGATAGCGATGAGACCAGATTCCAAaagtttttgcaattttgctgCTATATCAGGATTCTTCAAATGACTGTAAAAAAAAGCCTTATTAATCTccatattattaaagtaaatcaTTTTTGAAGGGATATCTCTTCATTCTAGATTTTCAGAACatttgatagaaaataaaataataaagttgttGAAATGAGTGGTTTTGTGAAAACGATTGATTAGTTTTCGGCGAGTCTCGGGTTCGATCATTGTCCCGACGTCCCAATCATTATTCCATATATATCTCTGTTTCAAGATTGAAATTGAagaattgaaagaataaaaaagtgtaaaatgGATTGTAAAATGTTTCGggaacaataaattaatatgtaatatctcTCTTGGAAAATAGTAAAGATACtctatcaataaaaatttttaaatgatcaaCTGAAAGAATATATATCTAATGTTAATATATGAGAACATATTACTTACTCTTGCAAAGCTCTTGGATCACTTTGCATTTGTTCCAAGATCAACCTCATGGCTGGATCTCGCAATATACTCTGGACCTCTGGATCCGCCATCGCTCTCCTTCTAACTTCCTCCGGATTAGAACTGGCGGACATGGCGCAGGAGCGATAGCCCTCTAACGCCTCGCTGTTCTGGGGATCCAATTCCAGAGCCTTCTGATACGCCGTCAAGGCTTTTCCCTGCTGCTGCATGGCCTGCAGAATTTTTCCTTTCCTAATCCAGCCCTTGATGAACTTGGGGTCCAGTTCCACCACTTTCTCACAATCTTTCAAGCCGAGATCAAACGCCGCTAGTTTGGTATAGCAGGCCGCCCTGTTACTATAATATTTAGGATCGTCCGGATTTCTTCGAATTGCCTCAGAATAATGCTTGATGGCCGCGGGATAATCACCATCTTTGTACTTTTGATTTCCAagttctttctcttcctccgcTTTAACTGGATCGATGTAAGCCTTTCTCTCCTCCTCCTTAATTATTTTGTCTATATCCGAGAGTAAAGTTTTAATCTCTGGCGTTCTGTGCTCCGACATGGACTTTTCATAGTACACCTTAGCCTGCTtccaattttccatttttttataagcatgACCAATTCTCGTGAATGCTTTTGCTATCAATTTGAAATCTGCTCTATTCTCCCTACCGACGTCGATGGCCTTCTCGCACTGAGCGATACATTTCTCATACTCCTTCTGTTCGAAGTACACCGCCGCTATATTCAACAGGTAAACGATTTCCGTCGAGTCCAACTCTACGGCTTTATTGTAATGCTCTAAGGCATCTTCGAAGCATTTCTTTTTGTAAGCGTCGTTGCCGAGTTTCTTCTCCTCTAAGGCTTTCCTCTTTTCAGGAGGAAGATTGTCCTCTTCCTTCTTCTGGGGTTTTGGTTCTGGTTTGGGTTTCGGCGGTTCCGGCGGATTCATCGGCTCTGTCTCCATCGCTTCCTCCATTTCGGCGCTCATTCCCAACAGCACGCTAAGGGTAGTAAGCACTCTGGTATCTTGGAGCTTGGTACCCAAACTCTGTGGATTGTTTCGCAATTCTTGCAGCAACTTGATATACTCTGGATCAGACAGGTATCCCTTCGTTCTGGGATCATTTGCCAACTTGACAAAGATGTCTGGCGAATTGAATGGATTGGTCGACGCGGCTGTTCTCTGGGCCCTTACCTCGGCCAGACCGCTTCTGAGTTGCGAGTTGCTTGGGTCCAGTTGTAGACCCTTCTCGTAAGCCCGAATAGATTCATCATATCTACCCAGGTAAGCAAGGGCACTGCCTTTGCGTGAGTAACCCTTTCCCCAGTCTGGCTTCAAGCTGACCGTTTTCTCGGCATCCTCGAGCGCCTGTTGATACTTCTCGGACTTTGCGTATGCCGCTGAGCGGTTACTGTAGAGAACATGATTGCTACCGTCCAAGGCAATCGCGTCCGTGTAGCATTTAATAGCCTCATCGTAATTGCCCGTTTGTAAAGCAGCGTTTCCTTTCTCCTTCAGAGTAGCTACCTATAAAGCGATACATCCAGAATGTAACATTTGGTCACGCATGCACCTTGCAAGACGCAGAATCTTTTGAATTAATCCGTAAATTAATAATGCCTATTTTTACCATTGCAGATTgactttaatctcagtttaactttatttttctttagttctaaaaattggaaaaagagtaagttaaaccaagattaaagttaatctgcattgatAGAAATAGGCATAAGTCAGACTGGGATCTTTTGGATTAATCCTAATAGTTGAATCGAGTAGATCAGTTCGCTATTTAAGTCTTCTAATCTAGCCTTAACGGGGTGTCCTTGTTCCGTATTATTGCGATCGGTTTTGATTAGGAATAACGAACGGTCGTGAATTCGGGACGGAAGGCAAAGAAATTCACAGGGAAAAATGATCGGTGACTTAGCGTATCGCGAGGAGGCGTCTCGCGAGGAAACGACGAGCACGTTGGAGCACGCCTCGTCGCGCGCGCGTAAATCCACGACCTCGCAACGTGCCCGCTGCGATGCTCACCTGATCATCCATCACGTACACCAGAAATGTTAAGCGTCTACGTCAGGTCTCTGATAATCGTTCGTTCG harbors:
- the LOC105201774 gene encoding stress-induced-phosphoprotein 1 is translated as MDDQVATLKEKGNAALQTGNYDEAIKCYTDAIALDGSNHVLYSNRSAAYAKSEKYQQALEDAEKTVSLKPDWGKGYSRKGSALAYLGRYDESIRAYEKGLQLDPSNSQLRSGLAEVRAQRTAASTNPFNSPDIFVKLANDPRTKGYLSDPEYIKLLQELRNNPQSLGTKLQDTRVLTTLSVLLGMSAEMEEAMETEPMNPPEPPKPKPEPKPQKKEEDNLPPEKRKALEEKKLGNDAYKKKCFEDALEHYNKAVELDSTEIVYLLNIAAVYFEQKEYEKCIAQCEKAIDVGRENRADFKLIAKAFTRIGHAYKKMENWKQAKVYYEKSMSEHRTPEIKTLLSDIDKIIKEEERKAYIDPVKAEEEKELGNQKYKDGDYPAAIKHYSEAIRRNPDDPKYYSNRAACYTKLAAFDLGLKDCEKVVELDPKFIKGWIRKGKILQAMQQQGKALTAYQKALELDPQNSEALEGYRSCAMSASSNPEEVRRRAMADPEVQSILRDPAMRLILEQMQSDPRALQDHLKNPDIAAKLQKLLESGLIAIH
- the LOC105201773 gene encoding structural maintenance of chromosomes protein 3; its protein translation is MYIKQVIIQGFKSYREQTVVEPFDPRHNVVVGRNGSGKSNFFYAIQFVLSDEFSHLRPEQRQALLHEGTGPRVISAHVEIIFDNSDGRLPIDKDEVYLRRVIGSKKDQYFLNKKIVTRNDVMNLLESAGFSRSNPYYIVKQGKINQMATAPDSHRLKLLREVAGTRVYDDRREESKSILKETEGKLEKIEDFLRTIEERLKTLEEEKEELKEYQRWDKQRRCLEYTIHERELKENKRKLDELEESRANSGAEQARLGAEAKTAQEMVRAATKRLKEAKKEVQSAKEERDTLSAEQQQLLKEKNKLTFTINDLLEEVKGDNDSKKRAQQELEKLKANIAVREDELKSLKPEYERMKRVEEECTRELQLKEQKRKELYAKQGRGSQFTTKDERDKWIQNELKQLTKQIKDKEEHQKKISEDLKRDAEKQVALEKKIGDHTREMERQRASIDDHNKQYYELTKSKDQCQATRKEQYRQESVLQLQLSGLKEDLAKADQSLRSMAGKPILNGRDSVRKVLDTFRGRKDMANEVSSYYGPVIENFNCDKSVYMAVEVTAGNRLFHHIVETDKFGTKILKEMNNQRLPGEVTFMPLNRLHVKDIDYPQTTDAIPMISKLNYDPKFDKALRYIFGKTLICRNLEAATTLARDSGLDCVTLEGDQVSSKGSLTGGYFNTLRSRLEIQKTRSELMSQISALETQLTTLKEEIRKADQNISSYVSEMQRTETRNSKAKDIYDKMKAEIRLMKEELSAIERYRTPKERSLAQCTSSLEAMRATKDGLESELHQELMAQLSVADQHQVDTLNDDIRRLTKENKEAFAKRMQLEAEKNKLENLLTNNLVRRKDELVQALQEISVEDRQRQLDSSKIQLADIEKRLVKVNEDFKAQNEKVTSAMKKQKSESSEVEKWKLKEKEAQEKIEADAKDLEKLASKVNILQQKIVECTQKITDLGALPSHEAYSKFNTMSTKQLFKEMEKANNHLKKYSHVNKKALDQFMSFSDQKERLVKRKEELDRGDEKIKELMSVLEQRKCEAIQFTFKQVSKYFSEVFKKLVPSGHAQLVMKTADGDEGDDGTAEPSDSDRFIGVGIKVSFTGHRGEMREMNQLSGGQKSLVALALIFAIQKCDPAPFYLFDEIDQALDAQHRKAVADMIHELSSDAQFITTTFRPELLHHANKFYGVKFRNKVSHVECVTREEAADFVEDDTTHG